From the genome of Leguminivora glycinivorella isolate SPB_JAAS2020 chromosome Z, LegGlyc_1.1, whole genome shotgun sequence, one region includes:
- the LOC125241622 gene encoding LOW QUALITY PROTEIN: uncharacterized protein LOC125241622 (The sequence of the model RefSeq protein was modified relative to this genomic sequence to represent the inferred CDS: inserted 1 base in 1 codon), translated as MHMWMWFGYDLGPFLFNGLDITARWQFAVTWIVLFVVAVLFEASKVYLARVQRAAQKQLYPYRSDERRNLLCRDVPVEPGTSRNASHGQVGRWASFWTRMLVNTHQTFVFVLHNTVGYLLMLAVMIYNVELLLSVVLGMMTGYFLFGSKLTRLQMQCFRTKRVVICTPECDDTAESSTPPLLDASLTTESDYFICQTRTCIQPSHYFRASTSQDQPPSCQFGATCPSKVAKARSLQKRCHEEEPIEDAQLXRDSCCKEKVEVHQPSSSCCKEDTPEQVREDSPKITCCSAKATPTDSQEQII; from the exons ATGCATATGTGGATGTGGTTCGGCTACGACCTCGGGCCTTTCCTGTTCAACGGGCTGGACATCACCGCGCGCTGGCAGTTCGCCGTCACGTGGATAGTGCTGTTCGTGGTCGCGGTGCTGTTTGAGGCCTCTAAG GTATACCTGGCGAGAGTGCAGCGTGCCGCCCAAAAACAGCTGTACCCATACAGGTCTGACGAGCGACGGAATCTGCTGTGCCG GGATGTCCCCGTCGAGCCTGGCACCAGTCGTAACGCCAGTCACGGACAGGTCGGGAGATGGGCGTCCTTTTGGACCAG aatGCTGGTGAACACGCACCAAACCTTCGTGTTTGTTCTCCACAACACCGTGGGCTATCTCCTGATGTTGGCAGTAATGATTTACAACGTGGAACTGCTCTTGTCAGTGGTGCTTGGTATGATGACAG GTTACTTTCTCTTCGGCTCGAAGCTCACCCGTCTTCAAATGCAGTGTTTTCGTACAAAGCGCGTCGTGATATGCACTCCGGAGTGCGACGACACAG CTGAAAGCTCGACGCCGCCGCTGCTAGACGCGTCCCTTACCACGGAATCCGACTACTTCATCTGCCAGACGCGCACCTGCATCCAGCCCTCCCACTATTTCCGCGCCAGCACCTCCCAGGACCAACCCCCCAGCTGCCAGTTCGGCGCCACATGCCCTTCTAAAGTCGCTAAAGCTAGGTCCTTACAAAAACGGTGTCACGAGGAGGAACCTATAGAAGACGCCCAGT CTAGGGATTCCTGCTGTAAAGAAAAAGTGGAGGTACACCAGCCTTCTAGCTCTTGCTGTAAGGAAGATACCCCAGAACAGGTGAGAGAGGATAGTCCGAAGATAACTTGCTGCAGCGCTAAGGCGACACCCACTGATAGTCAGGAGCAGATCATTTGA